A portion of the Podospora pseudoanserina strain CBS 124.78 chromosome 2, whole genome shotgun sequence genome contains these proteins:
- a CDS encoding hypothetical protein (EggNog:ENOG503NYYG), with amino-acid sequence MPITSLSDPKQEGRHIPPGSNQILAAPAWDGITNGSTGAELGPNAPRQIIPDAPDSLVLLSCFFLRRTAGRDQPRIATNFDLRFILQTLYELQDETRKIATMAGASATISTEEPVPFHTQPIPSSNDASPRADGDEKKTKKRGLFGFGKKKVEDVIKSTSKTVASPSTNETTSSPTRRTAASPIRTEHTHYTPSSPSRPFASSPRLASPAGSQIFERNVQESAVALPTSPAIPSHIQTENYIPPVLDASSEAITDTHLNPDSVEIITHASHQPAAVTVTGGGGGYNEPTWVDELAAFSLDRGNSPTNPDSASNYGSLDTTDVRRLSFISFADVVQAEQQSFGGVAGSRESMHIPGLTSLTSLNNNANRSPSPIRSPVSSSAGDPGSKSGSVKGLELSPARKPLGSPTSLMGHSIPPLGLSAAGGPTVSGELSIETMSQALRRTGSGDLRGGLMVGASLPQSPV; translated from the exons ATGCCCATCACATCCCTCTCGGACCCAAAACAAGAAGGAAGACACATTCCTCCAGGTTCCAATCAGATCTTGGCAGCGCCGGCGTGGGACGGCATTAC CAACGGGTCGACGGGAGCAGAGTTGGGCCCGAATGCGCCGCGCCAGATAATTCCAGACGCTCCAGACTCCCTCGTCTTGCTCAGCTGTTTCTTTCTGCGTCGCACCGCCGGCCGTGATCAG CCCCGAATCGCGACCAACTTCGACCTGCGCTTCATTCTCCAAACTCTCTACGAACTGCAAGACGAAACTCGCAAAATCGCAACCATGGCCGGAGCTTCAGCAACCATCTCTACTGAGGAACCCGTCCCTTTTCACACTCAACCCATCCCAAGCTCAAACGATGCGAGCCCGCGCGCGGATggagatgagaagaagaccaagaagcgcGGTCTCTTTGGGTTCGGCAAGAAAAAAGTAGAAGACGTCATCAAATCGACCTCCAAAACAGTCGCATCACCGTCTACTAATGAAACAacttcctcgccaacaagacGAACCGCTGCCTCTCCTATCCGCACAGAACACACCCATTACACCCCGTCCTCTCCCAGCCGACCCTTCGCCTCTTCTCCACGTCTTGCGTCCCCAGCGGGCAGCCAGATCTTTGAGCGCAACGTCCAAGAGTCCGCCGTCGCGctcccaacctcccctgCGATCCCCTCCCATATTCAGACCGAGAACTACATCCCGCCCGTCCTTGACGCCTCCTCCGAAGCCATCACAGACACCCACCTTAACCCAGATAGTGTCGAGATCATCACACACGCCTCCCATCAGCCCGCCGCCGTAAccgtcaccggcggcggcggcggctacAACGAGCCAACATGGGTCGACGAGCTCGCGGCCTTCTCCCTTGACCGAGGCAACAgccccaccaaccccgacagCGCAAGCAACTACGGCAGTCTTGACACGACTGACGTCCGCAGGTTGTCATTCATCTCGTTTGCGGATGTAGTACAAGCCGAGCAGCAGTCTTTTGGCGGAGTAGCCGGCAGCAGGGAGAGCATGCACATCCCCGGACTGACCTCGTTAACCTcgctcaacaacaacgccaaccGGTCGCCTTCCCCAATCAGGTCGCCGGTGTCGTCATCAGCGGGTGATCCGGGCAGTAAGAGTGGAAgtgtgaaggggttggagctCAGCCCGGCGAGGAAGCCGCTCGGTAGCCCGACGAGTTTGATGGGACATAGCATCCCGCCTTTGGGGTTGAGTGCGGCGGGGGGGCCGACCGTGAGCGGGGAGTTGAGTATTGAGACGATGAGCCAGGCGTTGAGGAGGACAGGGAGTGGGGatttgaggggggggttgatggtgggggctAGTTTGCCGCAAAGTCCGGTTTAA
- a CDS encoding hypothetical protein (EggNog:ENOG503P46F; COG:J) — MEATLSRPAARCCCLLKTTTPSTSRLLPLPSNQQQTRQKSTRARHKASLNIPPHPSFLSNPPTSSQTGSTTLIFNPPSSAPSVFQTPFKFLPKSDPRRRATLAKNLFSSSVTTNFASQPVDVSSLPTIFDDRSPATAPKNHSLTKEDVEEMRRLRLADPIKNSVLNLARQFGCSVMFVMMCVQAGKEHRDKVHVEPHAAARERWGPKKRQAKEERKRRMEMLMRGEI, encoded by the coding sequence ATGGAAGcaaccctctcccgcccagcagctcgctgctgctgtctcctcaagaccaccaccccttccacatcacgactcctccccctcccaagtaACCAGCAACAAACCCGCCAAAAGTCCACCCGCGCCCGCCACAAagcctccctcaacatccccccccacccctccttcctctccaacccaccaacatcatcccagACAGGATCAACAACCCTaatcttcaaccccccctcctccgccccctccgtCTTCCAGACCCCCTTCAAGTTCCTCCCCAAATCCGacccccgccgccgcgccaccctcgccaagaatctcttctcctcctccgtcaccacAAACTTTGCCTCCCAGCCGGTAGacgtctcctccctccccaccatttTCGACGACCGGTCCCCCGCCACGGCCCCCAAGAACCACTCCCTCACAAAAGAGGACGTCGAGGAGATGCGCCGGCTGCGTCTTGCCGACCCGATAAAGAACTCAGTCTTGAACCTGGCGAGGCAGTTTGGCTGCAGCGTCATGTTCGTCATGATGTGCGTCCAGGCCGGCAAGGAGCACAGAGACAAAGTTCACGTCGAGCCTCAcgcggcggcgagggagaggtggggtCCCAAGAAGAGgcaggccaaggaggagaggaagaggaggatggagatgttgatgaggggagaGATTTGA
- a CDS encoding hypothetical protein (EggNog:ENOG503NXWV), protein MAVFVELDDEDIESQRDGQVWNATEAQAHQAKGVSTDKKDNQEAHEYAVKEVLNQDHLMTKALGCYPIAQSVARNLDLNSLDSLSRTCHILHSALLQDRRGLINSSLRCSLEDVTVDPQDTLRFRARSANWYYGQDSSARTDFQGKSGQCARDMVGPCRRCGTIVCRNCAIKPPAQIVLRDRHRRLCTKCVMAPLGQLVKPPMCPEVRIDSDDMQRAICQCGSSGVWLCFPCGRSIRNDDNTYQSVWKWRNQYTDVLSGLGTGIGDGDRGVQCGRNSQCCGAREVEQETDYDAEAAREAADQQLQQDRLRAGLGSRSDSSASTSTMASGLSAASNASLSSLASNATGGSGSNTLGGLLSSGSDHMRRTPSPAMKVGYVRHEVEGIGGVMKKISVKRVKVGACVPEWDEERLKGEVLGREVQGKRRSWCGWCSRVIPGQGDYELDRHGTSDWKDEDSISSWKGKNKGKGKEAA, encoded by the exons ATGGCTGTCTTTGTTGAATtggacgacgaggacatcGAGTCCCAAAGAGATGGGCAGGTGTGGAATGCCACTGAAGCTCAAGCTCACCAGGCGAAAGGTGTTAGCACAGATAAGAAGGACAACCAGGAGGCTCATGAGTATGCCGTCAAGGAGGTTCTGAATCAGGACCACCTTATGACCAAGGCTTTGGGATGTTATCC GATCGCGCAATCAGTGGCCAGGAACCTGGACTTGAACTCCCTCGATAGCCTCTCCCGCACATGCCACATATTACATAGCGCTCTGCTGCAGGATCGCAGAGGACTGATCAACTCGTCGCTTCGATGCTCTCTCGAAGACGTCACTGTTGACCCGCAAGACACACTACGCTTTCGAGCGCGCTCTGCCAACTGGTACTACGGGCAAGATTCCTCCGCAAGGACGGATTTCCAGGGCAAATCAGGGCAATGTGCACGAGACATGGTGGGACCTTGTCGACGATGTGGGACAATCGTTTGCAGG AATTGCGCTATCAAACCACCTGCTCAGATCGTGCTCCGAGATCGACATCGGCGTCTCTGCACCAAATGCGTCATGGCACCCTTAGGTCAGCTTGTCAAGCCCCCAATGTGCCCCGAGGTCCGCATCGATTCGGATGATATGCAGCGCGCCATCTGCCAATGCGGCTCCTCTGGAGTCTGGCTGTGTTTCCCGTGCGGAAGGTCTATCAGAAACGACGATAACACTTACCAAAG CGTCTGGAAGTGGCGCAACCAATACACCGATGTCCTCAGTGGTTTAGGAACGGGTatcggtgatggtgatcgCGGGGTCCAGTGCGGTCGTAACTCGCAGTGTTGCGGCGCCCGTGAGGTTGAGCAGGAAACGGACTACGATGCCGAGGCCGCTCGGGAGGCGGCAGACCAGCAGCTTCAACAGGACCGGCTTCGCGCAGGGCTCGGTTCTAGAAGTGATAGCAGTGCTTCTACTTCGACGATGGCGTCGGGTCTATCTGCTGCCAGCAATGCTAGTCTCAGTAGCTTGGCTAGCAATGCGACAGGCGGCTCGGGTTCTAATACTTTGGGGGGACTTTTGAGCTCAGGGTCAGACCACATGCGCAGGACGCCATCCCCAGCTATGAAGGTTGGGTACGTGAGACACGAAGTCGAGGGTATCGGGGGCGTTATGAAGAAGATCTCGGTCAAAAGGGTCAAGGTTGGGGCTTGCGTGCCAGAatgggacgaggagaggcTGAAGGGTGAGGTATTGGGAAGGGAGGTTCAAGGtaagaggaggagttggtgtGGATGGTGCTCGCGAGTCATTCCTGGGCAGGGTGATTACGAGCTGGACAGGCATGGGACCAGCGATTGGAAGGATGAGGACAGTATTAGTTCTTGGAAGGGTAAAAATaagggcaaggggaaggaggcagCATAA